From one Catellatospora sp. IY07-71 genomic stretch:
- a CDS encoding mycoredoxin, whose product MLTMYSTTWCGYCHRLRSQLDREGIDYTVIDIEQDPNAADFVMSVNGGNQTVPTVRFADGSALTNPSIIQVKERLAAIADTAAEPA is encoded by the coding sequence ATGCTGACCATGTACTCGACCACGTGGTGTGGTTACTGCCACCGGCTGCGCTCTCAGCTCGACCGGGAGGGCATCGACTACACCGTGATCGACATCGAGCAGGACCCGAACGCGGCCGACTTCGTGATGAGCGTGAACGGCGGCAACCAGACCGTCCCGACGGTCCGCTTCGCCGACGGCTCCGCCCTCACCAACCCCAGCATCATCCAGGTCAAGGAGCGCCTGGCGGCGATCGCGGACACCGCCGCCGAGCCCGCCTGA
- a CDS encoding ATP-dependent DNA helicase UvrD2, with translation MTRFADADTAAQVLAGLDEEQRAAVVAPAGPVCILAGAGTGKTRAITSRIAHRVVTGQVQPKHVLAVTFTARAAAQLRERLIGLGAHGVQARTFHAAALRQLRYFAPRLLRGRDMPPLEESKAKLVTLATARAGVRVDRTGTRDLAAEIEWAKACLVEPNEYVVAAAKAGRETPLDAAQVAAVYTAYEQVKRQQSVIDFEDLLRAMCWGIEEHPDVAEQVRAQYRHFVVDEYQDVNPLQQRLLEAWLGGRRDLTVVGDAAQTIYSFTGATSAYLVDFPRTHRDATVVRLVRDYRSTPQVVGLANAVIRQAKGSEARLRLDLVGQRPAGPEPDARVFADEHTEATAVARRCAELIAAGTPAAGIAVLFRANAQSETYEEALAEAGVPYVLRGGERFFERAEIRRAMVTLRGASRTDDGLDDLPGTVSAVLTGLGWQPERQPAGGAAREQWEALAALVRLAAEFRPEPGGEDGLAGFNAELARRAQAQHAPAVDGVTLASLHSAKGLEWDAVFLVGLAEGTLPTAYARSPEALEEERRLLYVGVTRARRLLWLSYGEARSPGGRPRRPCRFLQGVLSGFGGHSTAPRAERAERPAQRLPRKTVIVSCRVCGATLFGGAERKLGRCAGCPSSLDEELLERLTDWRARAAKAESVPAYVVFTDATLTALAERQPSDNAGLVQIAGIGPRKLEKYGQAVLALLNGAAPDDLLPAEPGSEDLQKDLATEP, from the coding sequence GTGACCCGATTCGCCGACGCCGACACGGCCGCGCAGGTGCTCGCCGGCCTGGACGAGGAGCAGCGGGCGGCGGTCGTCGCGCCCGCCGGCCCGGTCTGCATCCTGGCCGGCGCGGGCACCGGCAAGACCCGGGCGATCACCAGCCGGATCGCGCACCGCGTGGTCACCGGGCAGGTCCAGCCGAAGCACGTGCTCGCGGTCACGTTCACCGCGCGGGCCGCGGCGCAGCTGCGGGAGCGGCTGATCGGGCTGGGCGCGCACGGCGTACAGGCCCGCACCTTCCACGCCGCCGCCCTGCGCCAGCTGCGCTACTTCGCGCCGCGGCTGCTGCGCGGCCGGGACATGCCGCCGCTGGAGGAGAGCAAGGCGAAGCTGGTCACCCTGGCCACGGCGCGCGCCGGGGTGCGGGTCGACCGCACCGGCACCCGCGACCTCGCCGCCGAGATCGAGTGGGCCAAGGCCTGCCTGGTCGAGCCGAACGAGTACGTCGTCGCGGCGGCCAAGGCGGGCCGGGAGACCCCGCTCGACGCGGCCCAGGTCGCCGCCGTCTACACCGCCTACGAGCAGGTCAAGCGGCAGCAAAGCGTGATCGATTTCGAGGACCTGCTGCGCGCCATGTGCTGGGGCATCGAGGAGCATCCCGACGTCGCCGAGCAGGTCCGCGCGCAGTACCGGCACTTCGTCGTCGACGAGTACCAGGACGTGAACCCGCTGCAGCAGCGGCTGCTGGAGGCATGGCTGGGCGGCCGGCGCGACCTCACCGTGGTCGGCGACGCGGCGCAAACCATCTACTCGTTCACCGGGGCGACCTCGGCCTACCTGGTGGACTTCCCGCGGACCCACCGCGACGCCACCGTGGTCCGGCTGGTCCGCGACTACCGGTCCACGCCGCAGGTGGTGGGCCTGGCCAACGCCGTCATCCGGCAGGCGAAGGGCAGCGAGGCCCGGCTGCGGCTGGACCTGGTCGGCCAGCGCCCGGCCGGGCCGGAGCCGGACGCCCGGGTCTTCGCCGACGAGCACACCGAGGCGACCGCGGTGGCCCGCCGCTGCGCCGAGCTGATCGCCGCGGGCACTCCCGCGGCCGGGATCGCCGTGCTGTTCCGGGCCAACGCCCAGTCGGAGACGTACGAGGAGGCGCTGGCCGAGGCCGGGGTGCCGTACGTGCTGCGCGGCGGCGAGCGCTTCTTCGAGCGGGCCGAGATCCGCCGGGCGATGGTGACCCTGCGCGGCGCGTCGCGCACCGACGACGGCCTGGACGACCTGCCCGGCACGGTCAGCGCCGTGCTGACAGGGCTGGGCTGGCAGCCCGAACGCCAGCCGGCCGGCGGTGCGGCGCGCGAGCAGTGGGAGGCGCTGGCCGCGCTGGTGCGGCTGGCCGCCGAGTTCCGCCCGGAGCCGGGCGGCGAGGACGGGCTGGCCGGGTTCAACGCCGAGCTGGCCCGGCGCGCTCAGGCGCAGCACGCCCCGGCCGTGGACGGGGTCACCCTGGCCAGCCTGCACTCGGCCAAGGGCCTGGAGTGGGACGCGGTGTTCCTGGTCGGGCTCGCCGAGGGCACCCTGCCCACGGCGTACGCCCGCAGCCCCGAGGCGCTGGAGGAGGAGCGGCGCCTGCTGTACGTCGGGGTCACCCGCGCCCGGCGCCTGCTCTGGCTGAGCTACGGCGAGGCCCGCTCGCCGGGCGGGCGGCCCCGGCGCCCGTGCCGCTTCCTCCAGGGCGTGCTGTCCGGTTTCGGTGGGCACAGCACCGCGCCGCGCGCCGAGCGGGCGGAGCGGCCGGCCCAGCGCCTGCCCCGCAAGACGGTGATCGTGAGCTGCCGGGTGTGCGGGGCGACCCTGTTCGGCGGGGCGGAACGCAAGCTCGGCCGGTGCGCCGGGTGTCCGTCCTCGCTGGACGAGGAGCTGCTGGAACGGCTGACCGACTGGCGGGCGCGGGCCGCGAAGGCGGAGAGCGTGCCGGCGTACGTCGTCTTCACCGATGCGACGCTGACCGCGCTGGCCGAACGTCAGCCTTCCGACAACGCGGGCCTGGTCCAGATCGCGGGCATCGGCCCGCGCAAACTGGAGAAGTACGGCCAGGCTGTGCTGGCCCTGCTCAACGGCGCGGCGCCCGATGATCTGCTGCCCGCGGAACCCGGCTCAGAAGATCTTCAAAAAGATTTGGCAACAGAGCCGTAA
- a CDS encoding WhiB family transcriptional regulator, whose amino-acid sequence MSLALAPALDFSVELGAELPCRKFDPDLWFSDAPAELELAKSLCGECPLKVECLSGALEREEPWGVWGGEIFERGAVVARKRPRGRPRKDDLAREAALVAETEARVAAVTAREAVRLAA is encoded by the coding sequence ATGAGTCTGGCGTTGGCCCCAGCCCTCGACTTCAGCGTCGAGCTGGGTGCGGAGCTGCCCTGCCGGAAGTTCGACCCGGACCTCTGGTTCTCCGACGCTCCTGCGGAGCTTGAGCTGGCGAAGTCGCTCTGCGGCGAGTGCCCGCTCAAGGTCGAGTGCCTCTCCGGGGCGCTGGAGCGCGAGGAGCCCTGGGGCGTCTGGGGCGGCGAGATCTTCGAGCGTGGTGCGGTCGTGGCGCGCAAGCGTCCGCGTGGCCGTCCGCGTAAGGACGACCTCGCTCGCGAGGCGGCCCTGGTGGCCGAGACCGAGGCGCGCGTCGCCGCGGTCACCGCTCGCGAGGCGGTCCGGCTCGCTGCCTGA
- a CDS encoding AarF/ABC1/UbiB kinase family protein produces MTDIPRRAVSRTAKLASLPLGFAGRTVLGFGKRVTGLASDVISAEIQERTAEQLFSVLGQLKGGAMKLGQALSVFEAALPDALAEPYREALTKLQEAAPPLPAATVHKVLAEQLGADWRALFREFDDAPAAAASIGQVHRAEWKLPRKRAGVPVAVKVQYPGAGDALIADLTQLSRLAGLFKVIQPGLDVKPLVTELRERVVEELDYQLEAASQRAFAEAYAGDEDFLVPRVMAAAPRVIVTEWVEGIPLSKIIGSGTVAQRDRAGALMATLHFSAPERAGLLHADPHPGNYRLLPDGRLAVIDFGAVARLPQGLPEPVGRITRLALAGRADEVLAGLRGEGFLRKDSDIDAQAVLDYVRPMLDPLADEEFRFSRAWLREEAARLASPRSPAYQLGRQLNLPPSYLMIHRVTLGSIGVLCQLEAKAQYRAILERWLPGFADPE; encoded by the coding sequence GTGACCGACATCCCGCGCCGCGCCGTGTCCCGTACCGCCAAGCTGGCCTCGCTGCCCCTGGGTTTCGCCGGGCGCACCGTGCTCGGCTTCGGCAAGCGGGTCACCGGGCTGGCCTCCGACGTGATCTCGGCGGAGATCCAGGAGCGCACGGCCGAGCAGCTGTTCAGCGTGCTCGGCCAGCTCAAGGGCGGCGCGATGAAGCTCGGCCAGGCGCTGAGCGTGTTCGAGGCGGCGCTGCCGGACGCGCTGGCCGAGCCGTACCGGGAGGCGCTGACCAAGCTGCAGGAGGCGGCCCCGCCGCTGCCCGCGGCGACCGTGCACAAGGTGCTGGCCGAGCAGCTGGGCGCGGACTGGCGGGCCCTGTTCCGCGAGTTCGACGACGCCCCGGCCGCGGCCGCCAGCATCGGCCAGGTGCACCGGGCCGAGTGGAAGCTGCCGCGCAAGCGGGCGGGCGTCCCGGTCGCGGTGAAGGTGCAGTACCCCGGGGCGGGGGACGCGCTCATCGCGGACCTGACCCAGCTGTCCCGGCTGGCGGGCCTGTTCAAGGTGATCCAGCCCGGCCTGGACGTGAAGCCGCTGGTGACCGAGCTGCGCGAGCGCGTCGTGGAGGAGCTGGACTACCAGCTGGAGGCGGCCAGCCAGCGCGCGTTCGCCGAGGCGTACGCCGGTGACGAGGACTTCCTGGTGCCCCGGGTGATGGCCGCGGCGCCCCGGGTCATCGTCACCGAGTGGGTGGAGGGCATCCCGCTCTCGAAGATCATCGGCTCGGGCACCGTGGCGCAGCGCGACCGGGCCGGGGCGCTGATGGCCACGCTGCACTTCTCCGCGCCGGAGCGGGCCGGGCTGCTGCACGCCGACCCGCACCCCGGCAACTACCGGCTGCTGCCCGACGGGCGGCTCGCCGTGATCGACTTCGGGGCCGTGGCCCGGCTGCCGCAGGGGCTGCCCGAGCCGGTCGGCCGGATCACCCGGCTGGCGCTGGCGGGCCGGGCCGACGAGGTGCTGGCCGGGCTGCGCGGCGAGGGTTTCCTGCGCAAGGACTCCGACATCGACGCGCAGGCGGTGCTCGACTACGTGCGCCCGATGCTGGATCCGCTGGCCGACGAGGAGTTCCGGTTCAGCCGGGCCTGGCTGCGCGAGGAGGCGGCCCGGCTGGCGAGCCCGCGCAGCCCCGCGTACCAGCTCGGGCGGCAGCTCAACCTGCCCCCGTCGTACCTGATGATCCACCGGGTGACGCTGGGCTCCATCGGCGTGCTCTGCCAGCTGGAGGCCAAGGCGCAGTACCGGGCCATCCTGGAGCGCTGGCTCCCCGGCTTCGCCGACCCGGAGTGA
- a CDS encoding DUF5679 domain-containing protein translates to MAEEKYNGYCVKCKEKRDFTGKVEISKTGMRMAKGPCPVCGTTVNRILGKA, encoded by the coding sequence GTGGCCGAAGAGAAGTACAACGGCTACTGCGTGAAGTGCAAGGAAAAGCGTGATTTCACCGGCAAGGTGGAGATCTCCAAGACTGGCATGCGGATGGCCAAGGGGCCCTGCCCCGTCTGCGGCACGACCGTGAACCGCATTCTCGGCAAGGCCTGA
- a CDS encoding M48 family metallopeptidase: MAAARKPVVEVRRSERRRRTVSAYREGERVVVLIPSQFSRAEESEWVGKMLARLAARDLRSQRSDADLAVRARQLAGRYLTEFGAIAVPASVRWVSNQHGRWGSCTPADRTIRLSERVRDMPSWVSDYVLLHELVHLIVPSHNARFWELVGRYPRTERARGYLEGIAAADARAE, from the coding sequence ATGGCCGCCGCACGCAAACCCGTGGTTGAGGTCCGGCGCAGCGAGCGCCGGCGGCGGACGGTGTCCGCCTACCGGGAGGGCGAGCGGGTCGTGGTGCTCATCCCCAGCCAGTTCTCCCGCGCGGAGGAGAGCGAGTGGGTCGGCAAGATGCTCGCCCGGCTCGCCGCCCGCGACCTGCGCAGCCAGCGCAGCGACGCCGACCTGGCGGTGCGGGCCCGGCAGCTGGCCGGCCGCTACCTGACCGAGTTCGGCGCGATCGCGGTGCCCGCCAGCGTGCGCTGGGTGTCCAATCAGCACGGCCGCTGGGGCTCCTGCACGCCCGCCGACCGCACCATCCGGCTGTCCGAGCGGGTCCGCGACATGCCGTCCTGGGTCAGCGACTACGTGCTGCTACACGAACTGGTGCACCTGATCGTGCCCAGCCACAACGCCCGGTTCTGGGAGCTGGTCGGCCGCTACCCCCGCACCGAGCGCGCCCGCGGCTACCTCGAAGGCATCGCCGCCGCCGACGCCCGCGCGGAGTAA
- a CDS encoding zinc-dependent metalloprotease: MPDTPFGFALPGGQPPDPNDPQQMQQFLAGLQQLMAMSQSGGGPVNWDLARQVATTSLNSEGDPAVSAADRAEVDEALRLADLWLNPATALPSGLVTTAAWNRNEWIFNTLDVWRKLADPVAERMVAAMGDLVPPEARAQLGPMASMISSLGGALFGGQFGAALAKLAVEVLSAGDIGLPLGPRGTAALVPANIKAYGAGLELDPGELRLFVSLRETAHQRLFGHVPWLRGHVLTAVETYANGIRVDREAIEEALSRVNPADPESMSELQLEGIFTPDDSPQQQAALRRLETALALVEGWVTNVVEGAAEGRLPNVVRLSETFRRRRAAGGPAEQTFAALVGLELRPRRLREAAALWAALTEHRGVDGRDALWAHPDLLPDEEAFADPVGYAGGADSAVFDLSALDDLDLPPTEEGPTPQDGPKQP, from the coding sequence GTGCCTGACACCCCGTTCGGGTTCGCCCTTCCGGGCGGCCAACCGCCAGATCCCAACGACCCGCAGCAGATGCAGCAGTTCCTCGCCGGGTTGCAGCAGCTCATGGCCATGTCCCAGTCCGGCGGCGGCCCCGTCAACTGGGACCTGGCCCGCCAGGTCGCCACCACCTCGCTCAACAGCGAGGGCGATCCCGCCGTGTCCGCCGCCGACCGCGCCGAGGTGGACGAGGCGCTGCGGCTGGCCGACCTGTGGCTCAACCCCGCCACCGCGCTGCCCAGCGGCCTGGTCACCACCGCCGCCTGGAACCGCAACGAGTGGATCTTCAACACGCTGGACGTGTGGCGCAAGCTCGCCGACCCCGTCGCCGAGCGCATGGTCGCCGCCATGGGCGATCTGGTCCCGCCGGAGGCCCGCGCCCAGCTCGGCCCGATGGCCTCGATGATCAGCAGCCTGGGCGGCGCCCTGTTCGGCGGCCAGTTCGGCGCCGCGCTGGCAAAGCTCGCCGTCGAGGTGCTGTCGGCCGGCGACATCGGCCTGCCGCTCGGCCCCCGGGGCACCGCGGCGCTGGTGCCCGCCAACATCAAGGCGTACGGCGCCGGCCTCGAACTCGACCCCGGCGAGCTGCGCCTGTTCGTCTCCCTGCGGGAGACCGCCCACCAGCGCCTCTTCGGCCACGTGCCGTGGCTGCGCGGGCACGTGCTCACCGCCGTCGAGACGTACGCCAACGGCATCCGGGTCGACCGGGAGGCCATCGAGGAGGCGCTGTCCCGGGTCAACCCCGCCGACCCCGAGTCGATGAGCGAGCTCCAGCTCGAAGGCATCTTCACCCCCGACGACAGCCCGCAGCAGCAGGCCGCCCTGCGCCGCCTGGAGACGGCGCTCGCCCTGGTCGAGGGCTGGGTGACCAACGTCGTCGAGGGCGCCGCCGAGGGTCGCCTGCCCAACGTGGTGCGCCTGTCCGAGACGTTCCGCCGCCGCCGCGCCGCGGGCGGGCCGGCCGAGCAGACGTTCGCCGCGCTGGTCGGCCTGGAGCTGCGGCCCCGGCGGCTGCGCGAGGCCGCCGCGCTGTGGGCCGCGCTCACCGAGCACCGGGGCGTGGACGGCCGGGACGCCCTCTGGGCCCACCCCGACCTGCTGCCCGACGAGGAGGCGTTCGCCGATCCCGTCGGCTACGCCGGCGGCGCCGACAGCGCCGTCTTCGACCTCAGCGCCCTGGACGACCTCGACCTCCCGCCCACCGAGGAGGGCCCCACCCCGCAGGACGGCCCCAAGCAGCCCTGA
- a CDS encoding PDZ domain-containing protein, giving the protein MRRRGLTVVLGAAFAVLLLLGIGQVRVPYVVESAGPTVDTLTAVDENGELCDPAAKDAAKGCHEVISVTGDGGPAVSKSDGQLRLVTVNVQSSTDLLSVIRGWWSDEEAVVPYELLYPPDQTREEIDQQGQEAFQNSQTSAETAALRELGYPVRVTVSKVVEGGPSDGKLKVNDVIDTVDGTAVTSNGKLLELIQAKPAGTALKLGVTRDGAPATVEVTTKAASDTDSTPRVGIEVDTKQPHPFTLNIKLDDIAGPSAGLMFALGIIDKLTPEDLTGGKVIAGTGTIDDEGNVGPIGGIPQKLYGARDAGAKWFLTPVDNCAEAKANALPDLPLVKVATLDDALAALKTINAGGTPPSC; this is encoded by the coding sequence ATGAGACGTCGCGGGTTGACTGTGGTGCTGGGCGCCGCCTTTGCCGTGCTGCTGCTGCTGGGCATCGGCCAGGTGCGGGTGCCGTACGTCGTGGAGAGCGCCGGCCCCACCGTGGACACGCTGACCGCCGTCGACGAGAACGGCGAGCTGTGCGACCCGGCCGCGAAGGACGCGGCGAAGGGCTGCCACGAGGTCATCTCGGTCACCGGCGACGGCGGCCCCGCGGTCTCGAAGTCCGACGGGCAGCTGCGCCTGGTCACGGTCAACGTGCAGTCGTCGACCGATCTGCTGTCGGTGATCCGCGGCTGGTGGTCCGACGAGGAGGCGGTCGTGCCGTACGAGCTGCTCTACCCGCCGGACCAGACCCGCGAGGAGATCGACCAGCAGGGCCAGGAGGCGTTCCAGAACTCGCAGACCAGCGCGGAGACCGCGGCGCTGCGCGAGCTGGGCTACCCGGTGCGGGTGACCGTGAGCAAGGTGGTCGAGGGCGGCCCGTCCGACGGGAAGCTGAAGGTGAACGACGTCATCGACACGGTCGACGGCACCGCGGTCACCTCGAACGGCAAGCTGCTGGAGCTGATCCAGGCCAAGCCGGCCGGCACCGCGCTGAAGCTCGGCGTGACCCGCGACGGCGCGCCGGCCACCGTGGAGGTCACCACGAAGGCCGCCTCGGACACCGACAGCACCCCGCGGGTCGGCATCGAGGTGGACACCAAGCAGCCGCACCCGTTCACGCTGAACATCAAGCTGGACGACATCGCCGGGCCGAGCGCGGGCCTGATGTTCGCGCTGGGCATCATCGACAAGCTGACGCCGGAGGACCTCACCGGCGGCAAGGTCATCGCGGGCACCGGCACCATCGACGACGAGGGCAACGTCGGCCCGATCGGCGGCATCCCGCAGAAGCTGTACGGCGCCAGGGACGCGGGCGCGAAGTGGTTCCTCACCCCGGTCGACAACTGCGCAGAGGCCAAGGCGAACGCGCTGCCGGACCTGCCCCTGGTGAAGGTCGCCACGCTGGACGACGCGCTGGCCGCGCTGAAGACCATCAACGCGGGCGGTACGCCGCCTTCCTGTTAA
- a CDS encoding UPF0182 family protein: MSRRGRAWLIVLTGLLIFFAVLGWVVEAWTEWLWFDELGATQVFSGQLGTRIGLFAVFGLIIGAFIFGNLYLAYRLRPFLPPTGVEQQALERYRYVLGPHLIRWFALASGAVAFFAGLAAQGHWQQWLLFEHAKPFGQKDPQFGIDVGFYVFKLPFWQYLLNTGFTVTVLALIGALGVHYLYGGVRLSGPGDRMTTGARAHLTGLVALFVSLKAVAYVLDRRALLLDTIAGTDLTGAGYTDIQALLPAKEMLTYISVIVVIAILVFSNAVMRNLVWPGVALGLLAISAVAIGGIYPWGVQTFQVDPSRNVKEAQYIDRTIAATRAAYGLDTAKNTPYASDTVVPPAALAQDKTIVPNIRLLDPSVVADSYTQLSQVRSFYQFGDKLDIDRYTIDGKTADYVVGLREIEYGKLTSAQSNWINKHTVYTHGYGLVAAPANTTVCAGQPYFVSGFFTGQAQGSEQGCSSATDKLPVEQPRIYYGERMGEEYAIVGKPDGGQSAEYDRPTGEASDARYTYTGQGGVEIGSTWRRLLYAIKYAESNFLLADAVNDNSKILYERDPRTRVQKVAPFLTLDGDPYPAAVNGRIVWIVDGYTTSANFPYAQRVDLQDATSDSLTGDGTFRLARQEINYIRNSVKATVDAYDGTVTLYQFDETDPILRAWNDAFGGDLVKPKAEIPAELASHFRYPADMFKVQRDLLTRFHVNNANDFFNAPDFWAVPNDPAGRADAKQPPYYLLTQLPGQTEPRFQLTAAVTPREKQNLAALISGSYVDGKPHLEVLELNKDGRIPGPGQAQQLMENFDAARTQLNIWGTNVVKGNLLSLPYGGGMLYVEPIYLKSSNENPYPLMKKVLVSYGDKIAFEDTLQQGIQKLVAGTTGTPPVATPEQPPPPTTGSPTLAAAAAKVKQAIADLRAAQQSGNFEAYGKALAALEAAIKEFEAAGGNQPQTPASPAPPTPTPTPATTG; encoded by the coding sequence ATGAGCCGGCGCGGTCGCGCGTGGCTCATCGTGCTGACCGGCCTGCTGATCTTCTTCGCCGTCCTGGGCTGGGTGGTGGAGGCCTGGACCGAGTGGCTCTGGTTCGACGAACTGGGCGCGACCCAGGTCTTCTCCGGGCAGCTCGGCACCCGGATAGGGCTGTTCGCGGTGTTCGGCCTGATCATCGGGGCGTTCATCTTCGGCAACCTCTACCTGGCGTACCGGCTGCGCCCGTTCCTGCCGCCCACCGGGGTGGAGCAGCAGGCCCTGGAGCGTTACCGCTATGTGCTGGGGCCGCACCTGATCCGCTGGTTCGCGCTGGCCTCGGGCGCGGTGGCCTTCTTCGCCGGCCTGGCCGCGCAGGGCCACTGGCAGCAGTGGCTGCTGTTCGAGCACGCCAAGCCGTTCGGCCAGAAGGACCCGCAGTTCGGCATCGACGTGGGCTTCTACGTGTTCAAGCTGCCGTTCTGGCAGTACCTGCTCAACACCGGCTTCACGGTGACCGTGCTGGCGCTGATCGGCGCGCTGGGCGTGCACTACCTCTACGGCGGGGTGCGGCTGTCCGGCCCCGGCGACCGGATGACCACCGGCGCCCGTGCCCACCTGACCGGGCTGGTCGCGCTGTTCGTCAGCCTCAAGGCGGTCGCGTACGTGCTGGACCGCCGGGCGCTGCTGCTGGACACCATCGCCGGCACCGACCTGACCGGCGCCGGGTACACCGACATCCAGGCGCTGCTGCCGGCCAAGGAGATGCTCACCTACATCTCGGTGATCGTCGTGATCGCGATCCTGGTCTTCTCGAACGCGGTGATGCGCAACCTGGTGTGGCCGGGCGTGGCGCTGGGCCTGCTGGCCATCTCGGCGGTCGCCATCGGCGGCATCTACCCGTGGGGCGTGCAGACGTTCCAGGTCGACCCGAGCCGCAACGTGAAGGAAGCGCAGTACATCGACCGCACCATCGCGGCGACCCGCGCGGCGTACGGCCTGGACACGGCCAAGAACACGCCCTACGCGTCGGACACGGTGGTGCCGCCGGCCGCGCTCGCGCAGGACAAGACGATCGTGCCGAACATCCGCCTGCTCGACCCGTCCGTGGTCGCCGACAGCTACACGCAGCTGTCGCAGGTGCGCAGCTTCTACCAGTTCGGCGACAAGCTGGACATCGACCGGTACACCATCGACGGCAAGACCGCCGACTACGTGGTGGGCCTGCGCGAGATCGAGTACGGCAAGCTGACCTCGGCGCAGAGCAACTGGATCAACAAGCACACGGTCTACACGCACGGCTACGGCCTGGTCGCGGCGCCCGCCAACACCACCGTCTGCGCCGGGCAGCCGTACTTCGTCTCCGGCTTCTTCACCGGCCAGGCGCAGGGCAGCGAGCAGGGCTGCTCGTCGGCGACCGACAAGCTGCCGGTCGAGCAGCCGCGCATCTACTACGGCGAGCGGATGGGCGAGGAGTACGCCATCGTCGGCAAGCCGGACGGCGGGCAGAGCGCCGAGTACGACCGGCCCACCGGTGAGGCGAGCGACGCTCGCTACACCTACACCGGCCAGGGCGGCGTGGAGATCGGCTCGACCTGGCGCCGGCTGCTCTATGCGATCAAGTACGCGGAGTCGAACTTCCTGCTCGCCGACGCGGTCAACGACAACTCGAAGATCCTCTACGAGCGTGACCCGCGCACCCGCGTGCAGAAGGTGGCCCCGTTCCTGACGCTGGACGGCGACCCCTACCCGGCCGCCGTGAACGGGCGCATCGTGTGGATCGTCGACGGTTACACCACCAGCGCGAACTTCCCGTACGCGCAGCGGGTGGACCTGCAGGACGCGACCAGCGACTCGCTGACCGGCGACGGCACCTTCCGGCTCGCCCGGCAGGAGATCAACTACATCCGCAACTCGGTCAAGGCGACGGTCGACGCGTACGACGGCACGGTCACCCTCTACCAGTTCGACGAGACCGACCCGATCCTGCGGGCGTGGAACGACGCCTTCGGCGGCGACCTGGTCAAGCCGAAGGCGGAGATCCCGGCGGAGCTGGCCAGCCACTTCCGCTACCCCGCGGACATGTTCAAGGTGCAGCGCGACCTGCTCACCCGGTTCCACGTCAACAACGCCAACGACTTCTTCAACGCGCCGGACTTCTGGGCCGTGCCGAACGACCCCGCGGGTCGCGCGGACGCCAAGCAGCCGCCGTACTACCTGCTCACCCAGCTGCCCGGGCAGACCGAGCCGCGCTTCCAGCTGACCGCCGCGGTGACCCCGCGGGAGAAGCAGAACCTGGCCGCGCTGATCTCCGGGTCGTACGTCGACGGCAAACCGCACCTGGAGGTGCTGGAGCTGAACAAGGACGGCCGGATCCCCGGACCCGGCCAGGCACAGCAGCTCATGGAGAACTTCGACGCGGCACGCACCCAGCTCAACATCTGGGGCACCAACGTGGTCAAGGGCAACCTGCTGTCCCTGCCGTACGGCGGCGGCATGCTCTACGTCGAGCCGATCTACCTGAAGTCCAGCAACGAGAACCCGTACCCGCTGATGAAGAAGGTGCTGGTCAGCTACGGCGACAAGATCGCCTTCGAGGACACGTTGCAGCAGGGCATCCAGAAGCTGGTCGCGGGCACCACGGGCACGCCGCCGGTGGCCACGCCGGAGCAGCCGCCGCCGCCGACCACCGGGTCGCCCACCCTGGCCGCCGCCGCGGCCAAGGTGAAACAGGCCATCGCCGACCTGCGCGCGGCCCAGCAGTCGGGCAACTTCGAGGCGTACGGCAAGGCGCTGGCGGCGCTGGAGGCGGCGATCAAGGAGTTCGAGGCGGCCGGCGGCAACCAGCCGCAGACCCCGGCGAGCCCGGCACCGCCCACGCCGACGCCGACACCGGCCACGACGGGCTGA